In a single window of the Nocardioides sp. L-11A genome:
- a CDS encoding helix-turn-helix domain-containing protein: MTDAVRRQRLPPDQRREQILVAAERLFAERPYAAVATTGIAREAGVARGLLNHYFGDKRTLYLEVVRRASLLPTLEDVPLPTGSLTERVDAAVHWFLGSITPERATYLTVRGAEGVGEDAEVRAILDGAHDLAAGRVLEMVGGDPADPAARAVVRSFGELARGAIREWSRERTLSREQAHLLLREALLAIVREVLPGL; this comes from the coding sequence ATGACCGACGCCGTCCGCCGCCAGCGGCTGCCTCCGGACCAGCGCCGGGAGCAGATCCTGGTCGCCGCCGAGCGGCTCTTCGCCGAACGGCCCTACGCCGCCGTGGCGACGACGGGGATCGCCCGTGAGGCCGGGGTCGCGCGCGGTCTGCTCAACCACTACTTCGGCGACAAGCGCACCCTCTACCTGGAGGTGGTCCGGCGGGCGTCACTGCTGCCGACGCTCGAGGACGTGCCGCTGCCGACCGGTTCGCTGACCGAGCGGGTCGACGCCGCCGTGCACTGGTTCCTCGGCTCGATCACGCCCGAGCGGGCGACCTATCTCACCGTCCGCGGCGCCGAGGGGGTGGGCGAGGACGCGGAGGTGCGCGCGATCCTCGACGGTGCCCACGACCTGGCCGCGGGTCGGGTGCTGGAGATGGTCGGCGGCGACCCGGCGGACCCCGCAGCACGGGCCGTCGTGCGCTCGTTCGGCGAGCTGGCCCGGGGTGCGATCCGGGAGTGGTCGCGGGAGCGGACGCTCAGCCGCGAGCAGGCGCACCTGCTGCTGAGGGAGGCCCTGCTGGCGATCGTGCGGGAGGTGCTTCCCGGCCTGTGA
- a CDS encoding EAL domain-containing protein codes for MTDPGGERSALERAIVDSIPFSILATDASGRIRIANPAAAALVGREQCELVGRSLVEIDAAERQRYPDGSPVLAHAGGDEAEWTYRRTDGSTVPVYEAIVPLAPEAGVAGGFLVVAFDITHRLEDRRRFEHVATHDSLTNLPNRSLLVRHLDQAVERAEHSSLELVLVLLDLDHFKRVNDSLGHHIGDELLIVVAERLLAWTRTDDLVARLGGDEFVIVFEDLGNGADLDRRLEELLAAVLAPVVVHGYELAVTGSVGAARFPADGRDPGTLLKHVDIALYQAKAAGRNAIRWFEPPMLVENNDRLALSAALRQALDQDELSLVYQPQVDLGTGEVVGVEALARWASPSLGAVPPDRFIPVAEDGGMIAELGAWVLTTACTALAEVQEQLGRPLRLAVNVSPRQMRGRAWLEEIAAAIETAGIEPSQLEVEITEGLLIEDHGDVVAMLQSLRSLGVSIAVDDFGRGYSSLAYLTRFPIDRIKIDRSFVREIDTAENAAIVDAIIVMAHALGMTVVAEGVETAEQEQYLRRRGCDEVQGYRYSPGVPAGSLGMVARALSPQ; via the coding sequence GTGACGGATCCCGGGGGCGAGAGGAGTGCGCTCGAGCGCGCGATCGTCGACTCGATCCCGTTCAGCATCCTCGCGACCGACGCGTCCGGGCGGATCCGGATCGCCAACCCCGCTGCGGCGGCGCTGGTCGGCCGCGAACAGTGCGAGCTGGTCGGCCGCTCGCTCGTCGAGATCGACGCGGCCGAGCGTCAGCGCTACCCGGACGGATCCCCGGTCCTCGCCCACGCCGGCGGCGACGAGGCGGAGTGGACCTACCGGCGCACGGACGGCAGCACCGTGCCGGTCTACGAGGCGATCGTCCCGCTCGCGCCCGAGGCGGGGGTGGCGGGTGGCTTCCTCGTCGTCGCGTTCGACATCACCCACCGGCTCGAGGACCGCCGGCGCTTCGAGCACGTCGCCACCCACGACAGCCTCACCAACCTCCCGAACCGGTCGCTGCTGGTGCGCCATCTCGACCAGGCCGTGGAGCGGGCCGAGCACAGCTCGCTCGAGCTGGTGCTGGTGCTGCTCGACCTCGACCACTTCAAGCGGGTCAACGACTCGCTGGGGCACCACATCGGCGACGAGCTGCTCATCGTCGTCGCGGAGCGGCTGCTGGCCTGGACCCGCACGGACGACCTCGTCGCACGACTGGGGGGCGACGAGTTCGTGATCGTGTTCGAGGACCTGGGGAACGGCGCCGACCTGGACCGGCGCCTGGAGGAGCTGCTGGCCGCCGTGCTCGCGCCGGTGGTGGTGCACGGCTACGAGCTCGCGGTCACCGGCAGCGTCGGCGCGGCGCGCTTCCCCGCCGACGGCCGCGATCCGGGCACGCTGCTCAAGCACGTGGACATCGCGCTCTACCAGGCGAAGGCCGCCGGCCGGAACGCGATCCGCTGGTTCGAGCCGCCGATGCTGGTGGAGAACAACGACCGCCTGGCACTCTCGGCCGCCCTGCGGCAGGCACTGGACCAGGACGAGCTGTCGCTGGTCTACCAGCCCCAGGTCGACCTCGGGACCGGCGAGGTGGTCGGCGTCGAGGCGCTGGCCCGGTGGGCCAGCCCGAGCCTGGGCGCCGTACCGCCTGACCGGTTCATCCCGGTCGCCGAGGACGGCGGGATGATCGCCGAGCTGGGCGCCTGGGTCCTGACCACGGCCTGCACCGCGCTGGCGGAGGTGCAGGAGCAGCTGGGGCGCCCGCTCCGATTGGCGGTCAACGTCTCACCGCGCCAGATGCGGGGCCGCGCCTGGCTGGAGGAGATCGCCGCCGCGATCGAGACGGCGGGGATCGAGCCGTCGCAGCTCGAGGTGGAGATCACCGAGGGCCTGCTCATCGAGGACCACGGCGACGTCGTCGCGATGCTCCAGTCCCTGCGCTCCCTCGGTGTCTCCATCGCCGTCGACGACTTCGGCCGCGGCTACAGCAGCCTCGCCTACCTGACCCGGTTCCCCATCGATCGGATCAAGATCGACCGCTCCTTCGTGCGGGAGATCGACACGGCCGAGAACGCCGCCATCGTCGACGCGATCATCGTGATGGCGCACGCTCTGGGCATGACGGTCGTCGCGGAGGGCGTCGAGACCGCCGAACAGGAGCAGTACCTGCGCCGGCGCGGGTGCGACGAGGTGCAGGGCTATCGCTACAGCCCGGGCGTGCCCGCGGGGTCGCTCGGCATGGTGGCCCGGGCGCTCTCGCCTCAGTAG
- a CDS encoding glycosyltransferase family 2 protein has translation MRWLQRAVGLLILGTALAGAGLLWWSVSDTARGRAEPSDGLVLGAWHVLYDTEAPTVPTLAAAGGLALLFAAGVAWLERRIATRARRSDDGTGLPLSPRHVMTETRGVFHGPVTLTVLVPAHDEAQGIAATLASLAGQSRPPERVVVVADNCTDDTAEIARRSGAEVVESVGNRHKKAGALNQALARILPGQGENDLVMVMDADTVLDDGFLDAVVRRMTDDRALMAVGGLFYGEDGKGLIGQFQRNEYTRYARDLRRRRGRVFVLTGTATVFRPRALRTVAAERGRLLPGVPGDVYDTLVLTEDNEITLALKSLGGLILSPAECTVVTEVMPTWRALWAQRLRWQRGALENLGAYGLRPATFRYWAQQLGIGYGVIALFSYLLLMLLMALSFDSWVWFPFWLGTGLVFTVERVVTVWRGGWRARLLAATLFPELVYALFLDVVYLKGIIDMSLGRNADWKHVVSTPRGVRADA, from the coding sequence GTGCGCTGGTTGCAGCGAGCAGTCGGACTGCTCATCCTCGGGACGGCGCTCGCGGGCGCCGGCCTGCTCTGGTGGTCGGTGTCGGACACGGCCCGGGGCCGGGCCGAGCCGTCGGACGGCCTCGTCCTCGGGGCCTGGCACGTCCTCTACGACACGGAGGCACCGACGGTGCCGACCCTCGCGGCCGCCGGGGGCCTGGCCCTGCTGTTCGCCGCGGGCGTCGCCTGGCTGGAGCGACGGATCGCGACCCGGGCCCGCCGTAGCGACGACGGCACCGGGCTCCCCCTGTCCCCCCGCCATGTGATGACCGAGACCCGCGGCGTCTTCCACGGCCCGGTCACCCTCACCGTGCTGGTGCCCGCGCACGACGAGGCGCAGGGCATCGCCGCCACGCTCGCCTCCCTCGCCGGCCAGTCCCGCCCACCCGAGCGGGTCGTCGTCGTGGCCGACAACTGCACCGACGACACCGCGGAGATCGCGCGCCGTTCGGGGGCCGAGGTGGTCGAGAGCGTCGGCAACCGCCACAAGAAGGCCGGCGCGCTCAACCAGGCGCTGGCCCGGATCCTGCCCGGGCAGGGCGAGAACGACCTGGTGATGGTGATGGACGCCGACACCGTGCTCGACGACGGCTTCCTGGACGCCGTGGTGCGCCGGATGACCGACGACCGCGCGCTGATGGCCGTCGGCGGGCTGTTCTACGGCGAGGACGGCAAAGGCCTGATCGGGCAGTTCCAGCGCAACGAGTACACCCGCTACGCCCGTGACCTGCGCCGCCGGCGGGGCCGGGTCTTCGTACTGACCGGCACCGCCACGGTGTTCCGGCCCCGCGCCCTGCGCACCGTCGCCGCGGAGCGGGGCCGGCTGCTGCCCGGCGTCCCCGGTGACGTCTACGACACCCTGGTCCTCACCGAGGACAACGAGATCACGCTCGCCCTCAAGTCGCTCGGCGGCCTGATCCTCTCGCCGGCCGAGTGCACGGTCGTCACCGAGGTGATGCCGACGTGGCGCGCACTGTGGGCCCAGCGGCTGCGCTGGCAGCGCGGCGCCCTGGAGAACCTCGGCGCCTACGGCCTGCGTCCCGCGACCTTCCGCTACTGGGCCCAGCAGCTGGGCATCGGGTACGGCGTCATCGCGCTCTTCTCCTACCTGCTGCTGATGCTCCTCATGGCACTGTCCTTCGACAGCTGGGTCTGGTTCCCGTTCTGGCTGGGCACCGGGCTGGTGTTCACCGTCGAGCGGGTCGTCACGGTCTGGCGCGGTGGCTGGCGGGCCCGGCTGCTCGCGGCGACCCTCTTCCCCGAGCTCGTCTACGCGCTCTTCCTCGACGTCGTCTACCTGAAGGGGATCATCGACATGTCGCTGGGCCGCAACGCCGACTGGAAGCACGTCGTGAGCACCCCGCGCGGC
- a CDS encoding acyl-CoA dehydrogenase family protein produces MDFDLPESALAVREGVAAVAARYDHAYWSRCEEEHRFPREVFDDLGAGGWFGLCVPEEYGGGGQGLLELAVANMTLCASGGVAGTFFYVTTPGFGAMTLTRHGTAEQKQQILPGLATGDLQFCLALTEPDAGSNAIEIKTRARRDGDEFVIKGQKVWISNVENADWMVAVTRTIPATETRERGLPRTAGFTLFLVDVKQALADGTLSYTPIPKMGSNILQSSQVFLDDVRVPASHVVGEVDAGFAVLWDVLNPERILAASGGIGTADAALAIACDYARTREVFGRPIGANQGLQFPLAQLKATTELGRLMTYQAAWLFDQGRPCGNEANVAKLTGAQVGWEAANQAFQTLGGMAYSKEYPIERIFRDARIAKNIPVAEELILAHIGTQLLGLPRSY; encoded by the coding sequence ATGGACTTCGACCTGCCCGAGAGCGCCCTGGCCGTCCGCGAGGGCGTCGCCGCCGTCGCGGCGCGGTACGACCACGCCTACTGGTCCCGCTGCGAGGAGGAGCACCGCTTTCCCCGAGAGGTGTTCGACGACCTCGGCGCCGGCGGCTGGTTCGGTCTCTGCGTTCCCGAGGAGTACGGCGGCGGCGGGCAGGGCCTGCTCGAGCTGGCCGTCGCCAACATGACGCTGTGCGCCTCGGGGGGCGTGGCCGGCACCTTCTTCTACGTCACCACGCCGGGCTTCGGCGCGATGACGCTGACCCGGCACGGCACCGCGGAGCAGAAGCAGCAGATCCTGCCTGGACTGGCCACCGGCGACCTGCAGTTCTGCCTCGCGCTCACCGAGCCCGACGCCGGCTCCAACGCGATCGAGATCAAGACCCGGGCCCGACGGGACGGCGACGAGTTCGTCATCAAGGGCCAGAAGGTCTGGATCTCCAACGTCGAGAACGCCGACTGGATGGTCGCGGTCACCCGCACGATCCCCGCCACCGAGACCCGCGAGCGCGGGCTCCCCCGCACCGCGGGGTTCACTCTCTTCCTGGTCGACGTCAAGCAGGCGCTCGCCGACGGCACCCTGTCCTACACGCCGATCCCCAAGATGGGCAGCAACATCCTGCAGTCCAGCCAGGTCTTCCTCGACGACGTCCGGGTGCCCGCGAGCCACGTCGTCGGCGAGGTCGACGCCGGCTTCGCCGTCCTGTGGGACGTGCTCAACCCCGAGCGCATCCTCGCCGCCTCCGGCGGCATCGGCACAGCCGACGCCGCCCTCGCGATCGCCTGCGACTACGCCCGCACCCGGGAGGTCTTCGGTCGCCCGATCGGCGCCAACCAGGGCCTGCAGTTCCCCCTCGCCCAGCTCAAGGCCACGACCGAGCTCGGCCGGCTGATGACCTACCAGGCCGCGTGGCTCTTCGACCAGGGCCGCCCCTGCGGCAACGAGGCCAACGTCGCCAAGCTGACCGGCGCCCAGGTCGGCTGGGAGGCCGCCAACCAGGCCTTCCAGACCCTCGGCGGGATGGCGTACTCCAAGGAGTACCCGATCGAGCGGATCTTCCGCGACGCCCGGATCGCCAAGAACATCCCGGTCGCCGAGGAGCTCATCCTCGCCCACATCGGGACCCAGCTGCTGGGGCTGCCCCGGAGCTACTGA
- a CDS encoding oxygenase MpaB family protein, translating into MATNLRVRDLPVPAGFDMRDHVSGIGAHLAGPANVVMQLSWPGVGYGVMNSRVHDGAAMKRPFKRGRTTFTYLAVALLGTDEDRAAFRRAVNRQHAQVVSGPGEAVRYRAMDPRLQTWVAACLYYGTVDMIERMHGPLPEAEADALYAHCARFGTTLQMPADAWPADRAAFRRYWEDAEAEVDIDPAVAAYLMDLTRLRNFPRPFHLLAPFVVFVTTGFLPPLFRDAMGLSWTDRQQRRFDRLLRTAGAVERRLPRVLRNFPFNLWLADMRLRRRLGRRLV; encoded by the coding sequence ATGGCGACCAACCTCCGGGTCCGCGATCTGCCCGTCCCCGCCGGCTTCGACATGCGCGACCACGTGTCCGGGATCGGCGCCCACCTGGCCGGGCCGGCCAACGTGGTCATGCAGCTGAGCTGGCCCGGTGTCGGGTACGGCGTGATGAACAGCCGGGTGCACGACGGCGCGGCGATGAAGCGTCCCTTCAAGCGCGGCCGGACGACCTTCACCTACCTCGCCGTCGCGCTGCTCGGCACCGACGAGGACCGGGCGGCGTTCCGCAGGGCGGTCAACCGGCAGCACGCCCAGGTCGTGTCCGGGCCCGGCGAGGCGGTCCGCTACCGCGCGATGGACCCGCGACTGCAGACCTGGGTCGCGGCCTGTCTCTACTACGGCACCGTCGACATGATCGAGCGGATGCACGGCCCGCTGCCCGAGGCCGAGGCCGACGCGCTCTACGCCCATTGCGCCCGGTTCGGCACCACGCTGCAGATGCCCGCCGACGCCTGGCCCGCGGACCGGGCGGCCTTCCGCCGCTACTGGGAGGACGCGGAGGCCGAGGTCGACATCGACCCCGCGGTCGCGGCATACCTCATGGACCTGACCCGGCTGCGCAACTTCCCGCGGCCCTTCCACCTGCTGGCCCCCTTCGTGGTCTTCGTGACGACCGGCTTCCTCCCGCCGCTGTTCCGCGACGCGATGGGCCTGTCCTGGACCGACCGTCAGCAGCGCCGCTTCGACCGGCTGCTGCGGACCGCCGGCGCGGTCGAGCGGCGGCTCCCCCGCGTCCTGCGGAACTTCCCGTTCAACCTGTGGCTCGCCGACATGCGACTGCGCCGCCGCCTGGGCCGCCGCCTCGTCTGA